The Candidatus Eisenbacteria bacterium DNA segment GGCCTCGATCACGCGCGCCGCGTCGACCGGGCATTCGAGCACCAGCTCCCGAAAGTAAGCGCCGTCGTGCGCGCGCCGGTATCCCGGGATCTTCTCCGCCAGCTCGGCGGCGTGATGCGTCTTCTGGACGCATAGCTCGGCCACCTCGCGCAGGCCTTCACGGCCGAGGAGCGCCAGGTGAATGGTGGCGCGCAGCGCGAGGAGTCCCTGGTTGGTGCAGATGTTCGACGTGGCCTTCTCGCGCCGGATGTGCTGCTCGCGGGTCTGCAGCGTGAGCACGAATCCACGCCGGCCGTGACGATCGACGGTCTCGGCGGCGATGCGGCCGGGCATGCGCCGCACCAGCGCCTGCGTGCAGGCAAAGTAGCCCAGGAGGGGACCGCCGAAGCTCGGCGCGTTGCCGAGCGATTGGGCCTCGCCCACCACCAGATCGGCGCGGGCCGCGCCTTCGAGCGCACCCGGAGGCTCGAGCCATGCGAGCGCGATGGGATCGCAGCAGGCGATGGCCAGCGCCCCGGCCTCGTGCGCGAGCGTGTTCCACGTGGCCGGATTCTCGAGCAGGCCGAAGAAGTTCGGGTGCGCGTAGGCGACACACGCCACTTCCGGCGACAACGCGGCCTTCAGAGCCTCGGACGTCCAGCGTCCGCTGGGGGCGTCCACGACCTGCAGGTCATCGCCGAGGTACGTGCGCAGCACGGCGAGGTAGTGTGGATGCAGGCTGCCGGACGCCACGACGCGGCGCCGGCGGGTGTGGTGGCGCGACAGCAGAGCGGCTTCGACCACCGAGGTGGCGCCGTCGTACATCGAGGCGTTCGCCACGTCCATGCCCGTGAGCTCCACGATCATGCTCTGGAACTCGTAGATCGCGGTCAGCGTTCCCTGAGCGACCTCCGGCTGGTACGGCGTGTACGCGGTCGCGAATTCCGAACGCCCCGCCAGTGCATCCACGGCGGCGGGGATGTAATGGTCGTAGACGCCGCCGCCCATGAACGAGACCGCCCGATCGGCGGCATTGAGCCGCGCCCAGTCGCCGAATTGCCGGCGCGCTTCGATCTCGGAGAGCGGGCCCGGGCTTCGCAGCGGCTTTTCCAGCCGGACCTCGGCGGGAAGGGCCTCGATCAGCGCCTCGGCCGATGCCACGCCGATCGATGCCAGCATTCGTTTTTCTTCGTCCTGGGTTCTGCCGATGTAGCTCACGCGTGATGTTCCTCGAGGAAGCGTTGATAGTCGTCGCTGCTCATCAGGCGCTTGACCTCGTCGGGATTCGAGGGCTTGAGCTTCAGCATCCAGCCTTCGCCATAGGGCGACTGGTTGACCAGGGCGGGGTTGTCGGTGAGCGATGCGTTGATCTCCACGACCTCGCCCGAGACCGGTGCGTACAGATCGCTCACGGTCTTCACCGCTTCCACCACCCCGAAGGGCTTCGACGCCTCGAGCGACTGGCCCACGTTGGGCAGTTCGACGAACACCACGTCACCGAGCTGCTCGGTGGCGTAACTGGTGATGCCCACCGTGATCACTCCATCCTCGAGCCGAGCCCACTCGTGCTCGTTCGTGTACCGCACGTCGTTCGGATAGGACGACACCCAACCCTCCGCTTCGCACCCCGACTCAGCGGTGCGAGCCCTGCGTATAGAAAGGACGTTTCACCACGCGCGCCGGAATGCTCGTCGATCCGGCGGACACGCTCAGAGGACTCCCGATCGCAGCGACTCCGGGCTCGACGTACGCCATCCCGATGGCCTTCTCGAGGCTCGGTCCGAATCCGCCGCTCGTCACCACGCCGACCTTGCGGCCTTCCGCTTCCACGGCCATGCCGTGCCGCGGCACACGCCGGCCTTCCGCCTCGATGCCGACCAGCTTGCGGGGCAGGCCCTTCTCTTTCTGCTCGAGCAGCGCGCCTCTTCCCATGAAGTCCGGCTTGCCGAGCTTGACGGTCCATGCCAGACCGGCTTCGAGCGGCGACGTGGTGTCGTCGAGATCGTTGCCGTAGAGCATGTAGGCCATCTCGAGACGCAGCGAGTCGCGCGCCCCGAGCCCCACCAGATCGAGTCCGTGCGGCCGGCCGGCTTCCATCAGCCCCTCCCACACGGCGATGGCGTGCCGCGGATGGAAGTAGAGCTCGAAGCCGTCCTCTCCCGTATACCCGGTGCGGGAGATCACCGCGGGCTCGCCGAACAGCGGTCCTTCGCAGAACCGGTAGTAGCCGAGGTCGAGCGCCGCGTCCGGCACGTGGCCGCGCAGCACCTCCGGCGCGCGCGGTCCCTGCAGCGCCAGGAGCGCCGTCTCGTCGGAACGGTCGACCAGCTCGACGCCCTGGGGCCGGCGCTCGTCGAGCCAGGCGAAGTCCTTGGTGACGTTCGAGGCGTTCACCACCATCATCAGGTGGTCCTTGAAGCGATAGACCAGAACGTCATCGACGACGCCGCCTTCCGGGCGGCACATCGGCGAGTAGAGCGCCTGCCCCGGCTCCAGCGCGGCCACGTCATTGGTGACCATGCGGTTCACGAAGTCGATCGCCTGGTCGCCACGCACCAGGAACTCGCCCATGTGGGAGACGTCGAACAGGCCCACCGCCTCGCGGACCGCCCGATGCTCCCGCACGTCCCCGGTATAGCGCAGGGGCATCTCGAAGCCGGCGAAATCCACCAGCTTGGCGCCGGCGGCTCGATGCTGTGCGTGAAAAGGGGTGTGCTTGAGGGCGGTGGCGGGATGCACGAAGCGCTCCTGTGGGGTGCGAAACGCGCGGACGTTACCCGATGGCTGCGAGGCGATCAAGGCGACGAGATCAATCTCGCATGGGGGATTGAATCGACGAGCGCTCCTGTCGCCCGCGATTGCGCCACGACGGCCGAACTGATCGGGGTCTTGTAGTTCCTTGCTCTCTCCGGGGAGAGCAAGGAGTTACAACCTACCGCGCGATTCCCTTGAGGACCCCGAACTCCTGCCCCACCTGGGCGAAGGCGGCGAGGGCGCGCTCGAGATGCGCGCGGTCGTGGGCGGCGGAGACCTGAACTCGAATGCGAGCCTGGCCGCGCGGCACCACCGGGAAGGAGAAGCCGATGACATAGATGCCGAGATCGAGCAGTCGCCGGGCCATGTCGTGAGCCAGCTTCTCGTCGTAGAGCATGATGGGAACGATGGGATGCGTGCCGGGCTTGATGTCGAAGCCCGCCTGGGTCAGGCCTTCACGGAAGAAGCGTGTGTTGGATTCGAGACGGTCCCGCAGCTCCGTGGTCGCCGAGAGTCGGTCGAGCACCGCGAGGCTCGCCCCGACGACGGCGGGCGGCAAGGTGTTGGAGAAGAGATAGGGCCGCGAGCGCTGGCGCAGCAGGTCGATGACCTCCCGCCGTCCGGTGGTGAATCCGCCGAGCGCGCCACCCAGGGCCTTGCCGAGCGTGCCGGTGATGATGTCGACGCGGCCCATCACGCCACAGTGCTCCGTGCTCCCACGCCCGGTCCTGCCCATGAAGCCCG contains these protein-coding regions:
- the gcvPA gene encoding aminomethyl-transferring glycine dehydrogenase subunit GcvPA, with translation MSYIGRTQDEEKRMLASIGVASAEALIEALPAEVRLEKPLRSPGPLSEIEARRQFGDWARLNAADRAVSFMGGGVYDHYIPAAVDALAGRSEFATAYTPYQPEVAQGTLTAIYEFQSMIVELTGMDVANASMYDGATSVVEAALLSRHHTRRRRVVASGSLHPHYLAVLRTYLGDDLQVVDAPSGRWTSEALKAALSPEVACVAYAHPNFFGLLENPATWNTLAHEAGALAIACCDPIALAWLEPPGALEGAARADLVVGEAQSLGNAPSFGGPLLGYFACTQALVRRMPGRIAAETVDRHGRRGFVLTLQTREQHIRREKATSNICTNQGLLALRATIHLALLGREGLREVAELCVQKTHHAAELAEKIPGYRRAHDGAYFRELVLECPVDAARVIEAGIERGVLPGVDLGQFRPEWKRWLLVAVTEQRTAGDLERWAETLRAAGAR
- the gcvH gene encoding glycine cleavage system protein GcvH, giving the protein MSSYPNDVRYTNEHEWARLEDGVITVGITSYATEQLGDVVFVELPNVGQSLEASKPFGVVEAVKTVSDLYAPVSGEVVEINASLTDNPALVNQSPYGEGWMLKLKPSNPDEVKRLMSSDDYQRFLEEHHA
- the gcvT gene encoding glycine cleavage system aminomethyltransferase GcvT, with amino-acid sequence MHPATALKHTPFHAQHRAAGAKLVDFAGFEMPLRYTGDVREHRAVREAVGLFDVSHMGEFLVRGDQAIDFVNRMVTNDVAALEPGQALYSPMCRPEGGVVDDVLVYRFKDHLMMVVNASNVTKDFAWLDERRPQGVELVDRSDETALLALQGPRAPEVLRGHVPDAALDLGYYRFCEGPLFGEPAVISRTGYTGEDGFELYFHPRHAIAVWEGLMEAGRPHGLDLVGLGARDSLRLEMAYMLYGNDLDDTTSPLEAGLAWTVKLGKPDFMGRGALLEQKEKGLPRKLVGIEAEGRRVPRHGMAVEAEGRKVGVVTSGGFGPSLEKAIGMAYVEPGVAAIGSPLSVSAGSTSIPARVVKRPFYTQGSHR